The following proteins are co-located in the Nocardia bhagyanarayanae genome:
- a CDS encoding MFS transporter codes for MSGRAESSASGKALPSEIWVLVGAAFVIAIGFGLVAPVLPQFARSFGVGVAAASAIVSAFALMRLLFAPVSGRLVQRLGERWVYLSGLVIVSVSTGASALAQTYWQLLALRSVGGIGSTMFTVSSLALVIRLSPPEQRGRVSGLWSTSFLVGSVSGPLVGGALAGLGLRAPFLIYAAALLAVSAAVYLSLRHSHLAAPEVSGELRVMTFRQALARPAYRAVLWSNFANGAAIFGVRMALVPLLVVEVLRQPAGMAGVALTAFAAGNVAVLFLSGRLSDRWGRKPFLVVGSLVCALGTAGLGYSPNFGWLLVTSVVAGLGSGMLTPTQQAALADILGPKARGGPVLAGFQMAADLGTVLGPIAVGALAQYTSYGPALAVTGALLAVAGVAWLVVPETLRGHTAEVETDHVAAVPCDDAEYQLAHRAADECEESREPVHDERPTSSTGSRR; via the coding sequence GTGAGCGGTAGAGCCGAGTCATCGGCGAGCGGGAAGGCGCTGCCCAGCGAGATCTGGGTGCTGGTTGGCGCCGCGTTCGTCATCGCGATCGGGTTCGGGCTGGTGGCGCCGGTGCTGCCGCAGTTCGCGCGCAGCTTCGGCGTCGGTGTCGCGGCCGCGTCCGCGATCGTCAGCGCGTTCGCGCTGATGCGGCTGCTGTTCGCGCCGGTCAGCGGTCGCCTGGTGCAGCGGCTGGGGGAGCGTTGGGTCTATCTGTCCGGCCTGGTGATCGTTTCGGTATCCACCGGAGCGAGCGCGCTGGCGCAGACCTATTGGCAGCTCCTGGCTTTGCGCTCGGTGGGCGGCATCGGCTCGACCATGTTCACCGTGTCGTCGCTGGCGCTGGTGATCCGGCTGTCGCCGCCGGAGCAGCGCGGGCGGGTGTCGGGGCTGTGGTCGACGAGCTTCCTGGTCGGCTCGGTGAGCGGGCCGCTGGTGGGCGGCGCGCTGGCCGGACTCGGGCTGCGGGCTCCGTTCCTCATCTACGCCGCCGCGCTGCTCGCCGTGAGCGCCGCGGTCTACCTGAGCCTGCGCCATTCGCATCTGGCCGCGCCGGAGGTCAGCGGCGAATTGCGGGTCATGACCTTCCGGCAGGCGCTGGCCCGCCCGGCCTACCGCGCGGTGCTGTGGTCCAACTTCGCCAACGGCGCGGCCATCTTCGGCGTCCGGATGGCGCTGGTGCCGCTGCTCGTGGTGGAGGTGCTGCGACAACCTGCGGGCATGGCGGGCGTCGCGCTGACGGCTTTCGCCGCGGGCAACGTCGCGGTGCTGTTCCTGTCCGGAAGGTTGTCGGATCGGTGGGGACGTAAGCCGTTCCTGGTCGTCGGCTCGCTGGTGTGCGCGCTCGGCACCGCCGGGCTCGGGTACTCGCCGAATTTCGGCTGGCTGCTGGTGACGTCCGTCGTCGCCGGGCTCGGCTCGGGCATGCTGACGCCGACCCAGCAGGCCGCGCTTGCCGACATCCTCGGACCCAAGGCGCGCGGCGGGCCGGTGCTCGCGGGCTTCCAGATGGCTGCCGATCTCGGCACCGTGCTCGGCCCGATCGCCGTGGGCGCGCTGGCCCAGTACACCTCCTACGGGCCCGCTCTCGCCGTGACCGGTGCGCTGCTGGCCGTCGCGGGCGTGGCGTGGTTGGTCGTGCCCGAAACGCTGCGCGGGCACACCGCCGAGGTCGAGACCGATCACGTCGCGGCGGTGCCGTGCGACGACGCGGAGTATCAGCTCGCGCACCGTGCGGCCGACGAGTGTGAGGAGTCACGCGAACCGGTCCACGACGAGCGACCTACGTCGTCCACGGGTTCGCGCCGCTAG
- a CDS encoding DsbA family protein, with protein sequence MNQSRSNYTPRPMSSATSYALGGVALALIVLIVFLAFRWGRDEPDVRNDGYGSVRDPGVQAVLQPDGVVVLGKPGTPKTIDVYEDPLCPACGALERVYGQELAQQLDEGELAVRYHYVNFLDPKSSSKDYSTRAVAAGECVAGAGDGPVYAKFHELLFASKQPKEGGDDLSNEQLSGLAREAGAPEPVVQCVASGAKVADAKVHAKAAMDDLNARLDGRAATPSVFDGANKVDVNNEEWVVELTR encoded by the coding sequence GTGAACCAATCGCGTTCGAACTACACACCGCGCCCGATGTCGAGCGCGACCAGTTACGCCCTGGGCGGCGTCGCGCTCGCCCTGATCGTGTTGATCGTCTTCCTGGCGTTCCGCTGGGGGCGCGACGAGCCGGACGTGCGCAACGACGGCTACGGTTCCGTGCGCGATCCCGGCGTGCAAGCGGTGCTGCAACCCGACGGCGTGGTCGTTCTCGGCAAGCCGGGGACGCCCAAGACGATCGACGTCTACGAGGACCCGCTGTGCCCCGCCTGCGGGGCGCTGGAGCGCGTCTACGGCCAGGAGCTGGCCCAGCAGCTGGACGAGGGCGAACTCGCGGTGCGGTACCACTACGTCAACTTCCTCGATCCGAAGTCCAGCAGCAAGGACTACTCGACCCGCGCGGTCGCGGCCGGCGAATGCGTCGCCGGGGCGGGCGACGGCCCGGTGTACGCCAAGTTCCACGAACTGCTGTTCGCCTCGAAGCAGCCGAAGGAAGGCGGCGACGACCTGAGCAACGAGCAGCTCTCCGGTTTGGCGCGCGAGGCGGGTGCGCCGGAGCCGGTCGTGCAGTGCGTGGCGAGCGGCGCGAAGGTGGCGGATGCCAAGGTGCACGCGAAAGCGGCGATGGACGACCTGAACGCGCGGTTGGACGGGCGCGCCGCGACGCCGTCGGTGTTCGACGGGGCGAACAAGGTGGATGTGAACAACGAGGAGTGGGTCGTCGAGCTGACGCGCTGA
- a CDS encoding DUF222 domain-containing protein, whose amino-acid sequence MSATKSPEKGGGGGVNSNRRIEHMFEQNQLSAMDFEAMSDEGLIEALRAVHGAAAAAQAAEVFAVRELYRRHRAASAEPGPGGVRAGEFAAAEAAVGLFVDEGTAAALIDIGLVLEEALPRTRVAFAAGRIDLAKVRVIVDSTRALAKEVVDALEPRLLEAAARTNPARLRQAARRWANRLDPAGTQRRRERRQEDRDVRIRAVQDSMAVFDGLLPAPGAQTVAMRLREMSLQVCANDPRTMPQRRADALVALADGSGRLCCRCGRGERCPKAGAPVEPPRRPLIQIGIAADTLLDMREAPAFLAGYGPIDAGLARSLAEHASFQVVPEHIDGDATDEAPRRVASEIRAVDGMCRFPGCTIPAAEGQLERSGGGLAVLCSRHGRLKTLADKRKQWRVWRADRDRLQWTAPNGEVHTTVREGARYLFPHSDIELPTVGTAEMQAVSSSTGPTYVGDNTSSRARRESTEPRPSSADRRTDRNAPITAFTADRPTGEELLYPLDGHIPLHRQLARIAPENDIPDDSSTQHR is encoded by the coding sequence GTGTCCGCAACCAAATCGCCTGAAAAAGGGGGTGGCGGTGGGGTGAACTCGAACCGTAGAATCGAACACATGTTCGAACAGAATCAGCTCTCTGCGATGGACTTCGAGGCCATGAGTGACGAAGGGTTGATCGAGGCGCTCAGGGCGGTGCACGGCGCGGCGGCCGCGGCTCAGGCGGCGGAGGTGTTCGCGGTGCGCGAGCTGTATCGGCGGCACCGGGCCGCGAGCGCGGAGCCGGGCCCGGGCGGGGTGCGAGCCGGGGAGTTCGCGGCGGCCGAGGCGGCGGTGGGGCTTTTCGTGGACGAGGGCACCGCGGCGGCGCTGATCGATATCGGGCTGGTGCTCGAGGAGGCGCTGCCGCGGACCAGGGTCGCGTTCGCGGCGGGGCGGATCGACCTGGCGAAGGTACGGGTGATCGTGGACAGCACGCGGGCGCTGGCGAAAGAGGTCGTCGACGCGCTGGAGCCGCGCCTGCTGGAGGCGGCGGCGCGGACGAATCCGGCGCGGCTGCGGCAGGCGGCGCGGCGGTGGGCGAACCGGCTGGATCCGGCGGGCACTCAGCGGCGGCGGGAGCGGCGGCAGGAGGACCGCGACGTGCGGATCCGGGCGGTGCAGGACAGCATGGCGGTGTTCGACGGGCTTCTTCCCGCGCCGGGCGCGCAGACGGTCGCGATGCGGTTGCGGGAGATGAGCTTGCAGGTCTGCGCGAACGATCCGCGGACGATGCCGCAGCGGCGGGCCGATGCGCTGGTGGCGCTGGCGGACGGATCGGGACGGCTGTGTTGCCGCTGCGGCCGGGGTGAACGGTGTCCGAAGGCCGGGGCGCCGGTGGAACCGCCGCGACGGCCGCTGATCCAGATCGGGATCGCCGCGGACACGTTGCTGGACATGCGGGAGGCGCCCGCGTTTCTGGCCGGCTACGGGCCGATCGACGCGGGGCTTGCGCGATCGCTCGCCGAACACGCGTCGTTTCAAGTGGTTCCCGAGCACATCGACGGCGACGCGACGGACGAGGCGCCGCGACGTGTCGCGAGCGAGATTCGGGCGGTGGACGGCATGTGCCGGTTTCCCGGGTGCACGATTCCCGCCGCCGAAGGGCAACTGGAGCGCAGCGGCGGCGGACTCGCGGTGCTCTGTTCCCGGCACGGCCGACTGAAGACATTGGCGGACAAGAGGAAACAGTGGCGGGTCTGGCGTGCCGACCGTGATCGGTTGCAGTGGACCGCGCCGAACGGTGAAGTGCACACCACCGTGCGCGAGGGTGCGCGTTATCTGTTCCCGCACAGCGATATCGAACTACCCACAGTCGGAACTGCTGAGATGCAAGCTGTTTCGAGCAGCACGGGACCGACTTACGTCGGCGACAACACATCGAGCCGCGCTCGACGCGAGTCGACCGAACCGCGACCGTCCAGCGCCGATCGACGGACCGACCGGAACGCCCCGATCACTGCGTTCACCGCTGACCGCCCGACCGGCGAGGAACTGCTCTATCCGCTCGACGGCCACATCCCGCTGCACCGCCAACTCGCCCGGATCGCCCCCGAGAACGACATCCCGGACGACAGTTCCACCCAACACCGCTGA
- a CDS encoding helix-turn-helix domain-containing protein, with translation MIATGGLDWSRVDVAVPVRLPTAGVRMAGFRYHDVGPVDITMIPHPLVTLLLDLSEHGIVYDVLGRPATGNAVVGLHADALRITSAGAGDVLQIRMSPVIAAAILRDTDIIGGAVTPLPELWGSCAAILTERLRSTPSWEDRFAIAAAFLRSRVPRGFGVAPEIAYAWDQIVRTRGLLRIETLAAETGWTRQRLWSRFRTHIGVSPKHASELVRFDHAAHLLATGRSPADAAVEAGYADQSHLHRRTKAITDMTPTVVARAPWLAIDEVAWPTT, from the coding sequence ATGATCGCAACGGGCGGATTGGACTGGAGTCGGGTCGACGTCGCCGTCCCGGTCCGACTACCGACTGCGGGAGTCCGGATGGCGGGTTTCCGGTACCACGACGTTGGTCCCGTTGACATCACGATGATCCCGCATCCCTTGGTCACGCTCCTGCTCGATCTCAGCGAGCACGGAATCGTCTACGACGTTCTCGGGCGCCCGGCCACGGGGAACGCGGTCGTCGGCCTCCATGCCGACGCCTTACGCATCACCAGCGCAGGGGCCGGCGACGTCCTGCAGATCCGCATGTCCCCCGTCATCGCCGCAGCGATTCTCCGAGACACCGACATCATCGGCGGCGCCGTGACACCGCTGCCGGAACTGTGGGGCAGCTGCGCTGCCATCTTGACCGAGCGACTCCGCTCGACGCCGTCGTGGGAAGACCGGTTCGCAATCGCAGCCGCGTTCCTTCGAAGCCGGGTACCTCGCGGATTCGGGGTAGCACCCGAGATCGCGTACGCCTGGGACCAGATCGTCCGCACCAGAGGCCTGCTCCGCATCGAGACCCTTGCCGCAGAGACCGGCTGGACCCGCCAGCGACTCTGGTCTCGCTTCCGGACCCATATCGGGGTCTCGCCCAAGCATGCATCCGAACTCGTCCGCTTCGACCATGCCGCCCACCTCCTAGCGACAGGGCGCTCGCCTGCGGATGCCGCCGTCGAGGCCGGCTACGCCGACCAATCCCATCTTCACCGTCGAACCAAGGCGATTACCGATATGACCCCCACCGTCGTCGCGAGGGCACCGTGGCTCGCGATCGACGAAGTCGCCTGGCCGACAACCTGA
- a CDS encoding alpha/beta fold hydrolase, which yields MSESSLTQTRDDTTVRGLHVVIDGNPAAPPLLLIHGSGATGSMWAPVVPSLAAKYRVITIDLPGCGQSAPASTYAVPQQADRTATVLDELGVRNLKVVGHSSGGYVATALVERRPDLVGELVLVSTGPSLAALLPEPAIIRVLASPPFGPLVWAIRTDSMIRRGLAATAAAPITVPDGAVADLRRTSYRAFRAILAANRDYIAARTVPQRLIDAGKPLLVIFGDSDPRWDPASAHQYEAVPGAKLEYLRGVGHIAMLEDRDALARLILDRAL from the coding sequence ATGAGCGAATCGAGCCTTACCCAGACACGCGATGACACGACAGTCCGCGGATTGCACGTCGTCATCGACGGGAACCCGGCGGCACCGCCCTTGTTACTCATCCACGGCTCGGGCGCAACCGGTTCGATGTGGGCGCCAGTGGTGCCGTCGCTCGCCGCGAAGTATCGGGTGATCACGATCGACCTTCCGGGATGCGGCCAGTCCGCGCCGGCGTCGACGTATGCCGTTCCACAGCAGGCGGATCGGACTGCGACGGTGTTGGACGAGCTCGGCGTCCGAAATCTGAAGGTGGTCGGCCACTCCAGTGGAGGGTACGTCGCTACCGCCCTCGTGGAGCGTCGTCCAGACCTGGTTGGCGAGCTGGTCCTGGTCAGCACGGGGCCGAGTCTGGCAGCGCTTCTCCCCGAGCCGGCGATCATCCGGGTGCTCGCCTCGCCGCCCTTCGGTCCGCTCGTGTGGGCGATCCGTACCGACTCGATGATCCGCCGCGGACTGGCAGCGACAGCGGCGGCTCCGATTACGGTGCCCGACGGGGCTGTGGCCGACTTGCGAAGGACGTCCTATCGAGCGTTCCGCGCGATTCTCGCCGCCAACCGCGACTACATCGCCGCGCGGACCGTGCCCCAGCGCCTCATCGACGCCGGAAAGCCCCTCCTCGTGATCTTCGGGGATTCCGACCCTCGTTGGGACCCGGCATCGGCGCATCAGTATGAGGCGGTGCCGGGTGCCAAGCTGGAATACCTTCGCGGAGTCGGGCATATCGCGATGCTCGAGGACCGCGACGCCCTCGCCCGCTTGATTCTCGACCGCGCACTCTAG
- a CDS encoding YybH family protein, which translates to MTSSESQIRAFVEDRTEAQRSKDIDGLMSFYSPDIVYYDAVAPLRFTGADEVRRNFVRWFDGYVGPIGLETHDLSIVAADDVAFANMLHLDSGKRRGGIDLPIWVRETVCLRRSNGTWAITHEHISIPINPANFQIWFASAKDAPARRGGRSIFGLVATSLLTRFGLR; encoded by the coding sequence ATGACCTCGAGTGAATCCCAGATCAGGGCGTTTGTGGAGGACCGTACAGAGGCGCAACGGTCGAAGGACATCGACGGCCTCATGTCGTTCTATTCACCTGACATCGTCTACTACGACGCCGTCGCACCGCTCCGGTTCACCGGGGCCGATGAGGTGCGCCGCAATTTCGTGCGATGGTTCGACGGCTACGTCGGGCCCATCGGCTTGGAAACGCACGACCTGTCTATCGTCGCAGCTGACGACGTCGCGTTCGCCAATATGCTCCACCTGGACTCGGGAAAGCGCCGAGGCGGGATCGATCTGCCGATATGGGTGCGAGAAACGGTCTGCTTGCGACGATCGAACGGCACCTGGGCCATCACCCACGAGCACATCTCGATTCCGATCAACCCGGCGAACTTTCAAATCTGGTTCGCGTCAGCGAAGGACGCACCCGCCCGGCGTGGTGGACGATCGATATTCGGTCTGGTCGCAACCAGTTTGCTCACGCGCTTCGGCCTGCGGTGA
- a CDS encoding class I SAM-dependent methyltransferase, which yields MAGSVWWPGTRGLGLRLDVCDLGDRLHVADIGSPLPFPDGAFDDVVASLVLHYLEDWTAPLAESRRVLTPGGRLIMSVNHPFVFKWLYRDADYFATVKYSEEYTFDGQAAVLTYWHRPLHAMTDAFTAAGFRTAVISEPPPAPGARELFPDALAKSSSGAFLSFLFFVLEAV from the coding sequence TTGGCTGGTTCAGTCTGGTGGCCGGGAACCCGAGGCCTTGGGCTGCGGCTCGATGTTTGCGATCTTGGAGATCGGCTTCACGTCGCCGATATCGGAAGTCCGCTTCCGTTTCCTGATGGCGCGTTCGACGATGTCGTCGCTTCCCTGGTGCTGCACTACCTGGAGGACTGGACCGCACCACTGGCCGAGTCGCGGCGCGTGCTGACGCCCGGCGGCCGACTGATCATGTCCGTCAATCACCCGTTCGTCTTCAAGTGGCTCTATCGCGACGCCGACTATTTCGCGACCGTCAAGTACTCCGAGGAATACACCTTCGACGGTCAGGCGGCCGTGCTCACCTACTGGCATCGGCCGCTGCACGCGATGACCGACGCCTTCACTGCGGCCGGTTTCCGCACAGCCGTCATCAGCGAACCTCCTCCGGCGCCGGGCGCCCGCGAACTCTTCCCTGACGCCCTGGCGAAGTCGTCCTCCGGGGCGTTCCTGAGCTTCTTGTTCTTCGTTCTGGAGGCCGTTTAG
- a CDS encoding VOC family protein, protein MSSVRQVQVTFDCAEPERVARFWSEVLGYERTGSACVDPSGVGPRLYFQRVPEGKVVKNRVHLDVRVGTGLVGEERVAALEAECARLVALGAVRVRLLRADGVNESCLVMQDVEGNEFCLD, encoded by the coding sequence ATGTCATCGGTCAGGCAGGTCCAAGTCACCTTCGACTGTGCAGAACCTGAGCGCGTTGCTCGTTTCTGGAGCGAGGTATTGGGATACGAGCGAACAGGTTCCGCGTGCGTAGATCCCTCGGGTGTCGGCCCGCGTCTGTATTTTCAGCGGGTTCCCGAGGGCAAGGTTGTCAAGAATCGGGTGCATCTCGATGTGCGGGTCGGCACCGGGCTCGTGGGTGAGGAGCGCGTGGCCGCCCTCGAGGCCGAATGCGCGCGACTGGTCGCGCTCGGCGCGGTACGCGTGCGATTGCTGCGTGCTGACGGCGTCAACGAATCGTGCCTGGTGATGCAAGACGTCGAGGGCAACGAGTTCTGTCTCGACTGA
- a CDS encoding serine hydrolase domain-containing protein, with protein sequence MAQIQGWCDDRFGAVAEALAASLDSDDGGAAAAVFVDGVPVVDIWGGYADAAGAVAWERDTIVTVWSTTKTMVALCALILADRGDLDLDAPVAVYWPEFAAAGKHDVRVRQLLGHTAGLPVWDDPVTAADLYEWSTVTARLAAQPPRWAPGTEAGYHAVTFGFLIGEVIARVTGRSVGTFFAEEVAGPLGADFHIGLAAEHDRRVATLLPAPEGDKPPGFPVGVSDANTVRWRRAEIPAVNGHGNARSVAAVQSVLACGGAVGGVRLLSQQGCERVFDEQFRGTDRILDHPVRWGMGYRLENRTCSWGGWGGSLVLVDFDHRMTVSYVMNQMLGTGGYDRSLGVLLAAYEAITS encoded by the coding sequence GTGGCACAGATCCAAGGCTGGTGTGACGACCGATTCGGCGCGGTCGCCGAGGCGCTGGCGGCCTCGCTGGACTCCGATGATGGCGGCGCGGCGGCGGCGGTGTTCGTCGACGGTGTGCCGGTGGTCGATATCTGGGGCGGATACGCCGACGCCGCAGGCGCCGTCGCGTGGGAGCGCGACACCATCGTCACCGTGTGGTCGACGACCAAGACGATGGTGGCGCTGTGCGCGCTGATCCTGGCCGATCGCGGCGACCTCGATCTGGACGCGCCGGTCGCGGTCTATTGGCCGGAGTTCGCGGCCGCGGGAAAGCACGATGTGCGGGTTCGGCAGCTGCTGGGTCATACGGCGGGCCTACCGGTTTGGGACGATCCGGTCACGGCCGCTGACCTGTACGAGTGGTCGACGGTCACCGCGCGGCTGGCTGCCCAGCCACCGCGGTGGGCGCCGGGCACCGAGGCCGGATATCACGCGGTCACCTTCGGGTTCCTGATCGGTGAGGTCATCGCCCGGGTGACCGGACGCAGTGTCGGCACCTTCTTCGCCGAGGAGGTGGCCGGGCCGCTGGGCGCTGACTTCCACATCGGACTCGCCGCCGAGCACGACCGGCGCGTCGCCACGCTGCTCCCCGCGCCCGAAGGGGACAAACCGCCGGGATTCCCGGTCGGGGTGTCCGACGCGAACACGGTGCGTTGGCGGCGCGCCGAGATCCCCGCCGTGAACGGGCACGGCAATGCCCGCTCGGTCGCCGCTGTGCAGTCGGTGCTGGCGTGCGGTGGCGCCGTCGGCGGTGTTCGGCTGTTGTCGCAGCAAGGGTGCGAGCGCGTCTTCGACGAACAGTTCCGTGGCACCGACCGCATCCTGGACCATCCGGTTCGCTGGGGTATGGGGTACCGGTTGGAGAACCGCACGTGTTCGTGGGGTGGGTGGGGCGGCTCGCTGGTGCTCGTCGATTTCGACCATCGAATGACGGTGTCGTACGTGATGAATCAGATGCTCGGAACCGGCGGCTACGACCGGTCGCTCGGCGTGCTGCTGGCCGCGTACGAGGCGATCACGAGCTGA
- a CDS encoding fatty acid desaturase family protein, with protein sequence MTTPALVPESSPRSPQRGADGDYARLLRRISDAGLMKRRPVYYAVRLGLVGVAFAAGWVAFVLVGDSWWTLLVAAFMAVTFAQTALVMHDVAHRQVFRLRRPTELMGRLVGNAGIGLGYGWWQDKHTRHHANPNHEELDPDVAPDILVWSQQQARSSRGLARLIGRAQAFLFFPLLLLEGLNLHVAGVRALRNRSVKHRGVEGALLLGHFAVYLAALFAVLPADKAFAFLAVHQGLFGLYMGCIFAPNHKGMPTLTGDERPDYLRRQVMTSRNVRGGALTDLALGGLNYQIEHHLFPSMPTPNLRRAQVLVRDYCAEIGVPYHETGLISSYREALRHLHHVGAPLRTPDRRPGAEVPQR encoded by the coding sequence ATGACGACACCTGCCTTGGTCCCCGAGTCCTCTCCACGGTCACCGCAGCGCGGTGCCGACGGTGATTACGCCCGTCTGTTGCGCCGGATCTCCGACGCCGGGCTGATGAAACGACGTCCCGTCTACTACGCCGTCCGGCTCGGCCTCGTCGGGGTCGCGTTCGCAGCAGGCTGGGTGGCGTTCGTCCTCGTCGGCGACTCGTGGTGGACGCTGCTCGTCGCGGCGTTCATGGCCGTGACGTTCGCTCAAACCGCACTCGTGATGCATGATGTCGCCCACCGCCAAGTCTTCCGGCTACGGCGGCCGACGGAGCTGATGGGAAGACTCGTCGGCAACGCAGGCATCGGCCTGGGCTACGGGTGGTGGCAGGACAAGCACACCCGGCATCACGCCAACCCGAACCACGAGGAGCTCGACCCCGATGTCGCGCCCGACATTCTGGTCTGGTCACAACAGCAGGCACGGTCCAGCCGCGGTCTGGCTCGTCTCATCGGGAGGGCGCAGGCGTTCCTGTTCTTCCCCCTCCTGTTGCTGGAGGGGCTGAACCTCCATGTGGCCGGAGTGCGTGCGCTCAGGAATCGATCGGTCAAACACCGCGGAGTGGAGGGCGCACTGCTGCTCGGCCACTTCGCCGTCTACCTGGCCGCGCTGTTCGCGGTTCTGCCCGCCGACAAAGCCTTCGCGTTCCTCGCTGTCCACCAGGGCCTGTTCGGCCTGTACATGGGCTGCATCTTCGCCCCGAACCACAAGGGCATGCCGACCTTGACCGGCGACGAACGCCCCGACTACCTCCGTCGCCAGGTGATGACCTCTCGCAACGTGCGGGGTGGCGCGTTGACCGACCTCGCCCTCGGCGGGCTCAACTATCAGATCGAGCACCATTTGTTCCCGAGCATGCCGACGCCGAACCTGCGTCGCGCCCAGGTGCTCGTCCGCGACTACTGCGCCGAAATCGGCGTGCCCTACCACGAAACCGGGCTGATCTCCTCTTACCGCGAGGCGCTGAGGCACCTGCACCACGTCGGCGCTCCGTTGCGTACTCCTGATCGACGCCCGGGTGCCGAGGTGCCACAACGTTGA
- a CDS encoding dihydrofolate reductase family protein codes for MAALNGRYDTLDRTAEGDNMRKLFESTLISLDGAVDNPGSWAMRYFNEESRQEATEQLRRSDAMLMGRNTYLALAAQWANADGEFADAINRITKYVFSSTLERPVWSNTELITTDLPETVAKLKADGDGDLTLYGHGQLSRTLLEHSLLDEIMLSVHPVTANSSASGFTVPERARLTLRESHARKSGVVVTTYAVSYT; via the coding sequence GTGGCCGCGCTGAACGGCCGCTACGACACCCTCGACCGGACTGCTGAAGGAGACAACATGCGGAAATTATTCGAGTCCACCCTGATTTCACTCGATGGCGCAGTCGACAACCCTGGCTCGTGGGCGATGCGGTATTTCAACGAGGAGAGCAGGCAGGAGGCGACTGAACAGCTCCGCCGAAGCGACGCCATGCTGATGGGCCGAAATACCTATCTCGCCCTCGCCGCGCAATGGGCGAACGCCGACGGCGAGTTCGCCGACGCGATCAACCGGATAACCAAGTACGTCTTCTCCTCGACACTGGAGCGGCCGGTGTGGTCCAACACCGAGCTGATCACGACCGACCTGCCCGAGACAGTCGCGAAACTGAAAGCCGACGGCGACGGGGATCTGACGCTGTACGGCCACGGTCAGCTCAGCCGAACGCTGCTGGAACACTCCTTGCTCGACGAAATCATGCTCTCGGTGCATCCGGTGACCGCGAACTCGTCTGCCAGTGGGTTCACTGTGCCAGAGCGGGCTCGACTGACCCTTCGGGAAAGTCACGCCAGGAAATCCGGTGTCGTCGTGACGACATACGCGGTTTCCTACACATAG
- a CDS encoding RNA polymerase subunit sigma-70 — protein MTGARQHAETEASRRSGANAEVLNERFVADTERYRRELLAHCYRMVGSVHEAEDLVQETYIRAWRAYPRFEGRSSVRTWLYTIATNACVDTLSDHRRRVLPSGLRGAYRGPDAPPRLDGEAGLSWLQPMPDALIATSVGDPESHVIARESLRLALIASLQHLPVRQRAIVILREALAFTAGETAKILGTTPAAVKTGLQRARARLAELDTTPEDLIEPTDRRARTLLAGYIAAFEHSDVSLLEQVLRADATLEATPFENWYAGREACMRQLEKYVLGAPGDWRMLPTQANGQPAVVTYHRDADGVLVPYGVAVLTPTTTGVSRVVAFKDPTLVAVFGFPETPSRTRSPGGEAEVDSGPSGHRRQVEHGKFHSERG, from the coding sequence ATGACCGGAGCACGGCAACATGCCGAGACCGAAGCCTCGAGGAGGAGCGGCGCGAACGCCGAAGTCCTGAACGAGCGGTTCGTCGCGGACACCGAGCGGTACCGGCGTGAGCTGCTGGCCCATTGCTACCGAATGGTCGGTTCGGTACATGAAGCCGAAGATCTGGTGCAGGAGACCTACATTCGAGCCTGGCGAGCTTATCCGCGGTTCGAAGGCCGGTCGTCGGTCCGCACCTGGCTGTACACGATCGCCACCAACGCCTGTGTGGACACCCTGAGCGATCATCGGCGACGGGTGCTGCCCTCGGGTCTGCGCGGCGCCTACCGAGGACCGGATGCGCCCCCACGTCTCGACGGGGAAGCCGGGCTTTCTTGGCTCCAGCCGATGCCGGACGCACTGATCGCTACCTCGGTGGGCGATCCGGAGTCGCACGTGATCGCCCGCGAATCGTTGCGGCTGGCACTGATCGCCAGCCTGCAACACCTCCCCGTGCGGCAGCGGGCCATCGTGATCCTGCGGGAGGCATTGGCCTTCACCGCCGGGGAAACCGCGAAGATTCTCGGCACCACACCGGCCGCGGTGAAGACCGGCCTGCAACGTGCCCGCGCGCGGCTCGCGGAGCTCGACACGACTCCCGAAGATCTGATCGAACCCACCGACCGGCGGGCTCGCACCCTACTGGCCGGCTATATCGCCGCATTCGAGCATTCCGACGTGAGCCTCTTGGAACAAGTACTGCGAGCCGACGCCACCTTGGAAGCGACGCCATTCGAGAACTGGTACGCGGGCCGGGAGGCCTGTATGCGTCAGCTCGAGAAGTACGTTCTCGGCGCTCCGGGCGACTGGCGTATGTTGCCGACCCAAGCCAACGGTCAACCGGCCGTTGTCACTTACCACCGGGACGCTGACGGTGTGCTGGTCCCGTACGGAGTCGCGGTGCTGACGCCCACCACGACCGGCGTGTCCAGGGTGGTCGCCTTCAAAGACCCGACGCTTGTCGCCGTGTTCGGCTTCCCGGAAACTCCATCGCGAACTCGCAGTCCTGGCGGAGAAGCCGAAGTCGATTCGGGTCCAAGTGGGCATCGGCGGCAAGTTGAACATGGAAAGTTCCACAGTGAGCGAGGTTAA